From the Primulina tabacum isolate GXHZ01 chromosome 3, ASM2559414v2, whole genome shotgun sequence genome, one window contains:
- the LOC142540056 gene encoding CBL-interacting serine/threonine-protein kinase 6-like, with protein MTMGSEAKCGVLRGKYELGRFLGHGTFAKVYHARNLATGDSVAMKVVGKEKVIRVGMMEQVKREISVMKMMKHPNIVELYEVMASKTNIYFAMELVHGGELYAKVAKGRLLEDPARHYFQQLISAVDFCHSRGVYHRDLKLENLLLGEDGNLKVTDFGLSALSDHLRQDGLLHTTCGTPAYVAPDVIGKKGYDGAKADIWSCGVILYVLLAGYLPFQEDNIVAMYRKTYRGDFKCPPWFSPESRKLITKMLDPNPSTRISIAKILNSSWFKKKSTVRQSKSELEQEFALGDEVNGKGNEPETLNAFHIISLSEGFDLSPLFENTKKVDKEELRFATVTPASSVISKIEEVAKTRNFSVKKSDSCVRLQGQESGRKGKLGIAVDIFAVAASFLVVEVKKYSGDTLEYNQFCSKELRPALKNIVWTTTGNSMPEC; from the coding sequence ATGACCATGGGATCTGAAGCAAAATGCGGCGTGCTGCGTGGGAAGTACGAACTGGGCCGTTTCTTAGGCCACGGCACTTTTGCGAAGGTTTACCATGCCAGGAATCTGGCCACAGGTGATAGCGTCGCCATGAAAGTGGTGGGAAAGGAAAAGGTAATCCGTGTCGGAATGATGGAACAAGTGAAGCGCGAGATATCAGTCATGAAGATGATGAAGCATCCCAACATCGTGGAACTCTACGAGGTCATGGCTAGCAAGACCAATATTTACTTCGCTATGGAATTGGTTCACGGCGGCGAGTTGTATGCAAAGGTCGCCAAGGGCCGCCTGCTTGAGGACCCTGCTCGGCATTACTTCCAGCAACTGATCTCTGCCGTAGACTTTTGCCACAGCCGGGGTGTTTATCACCGTGACTTGAAGCTGGAGAATCTACTCCTTGGTGAAGATGGGAATCTGAAAGTAACTGATTTCGGGCTCAGTGCACTTTCCGACCATCTCCGTCAAGATGGTTTGCTGCATACAACGTGCGGCACGCCGGCCTACGTTGCGCCGGATGTCATCGGGAAAAAAGGATATGACGGAGCGAAGGCTGATATTTGGTCATGTGGGGTGATTCTTTATGTACTTTTGGCTGGTTACTTGCCCTTCCAAGAGGATAACATTGTTGCTATGTATAGAAAAACCTACAGGGGAGATTTCAAGTGCCCGCCATGGTTTTCACCCGAATCCCGCAAGTTAATCACCAAGATGCTGGATCCGAATCCCAGTACGAGGATAAGCATAGCCAAGATCTTGAATTCATCTTGGTTCAAGAAAAAATCAACAGTGAGACAATCAAAGAGTGAACTAGAGCAGGAATTTGCATTGGGAGATGAAGTGAATGGAAAGGGGAATGAACCAGAGACTTTGAATGCTTTCCACATAATTTCCCTGTCCGAGGGATTCGATTTGTCCCCTCTGTTTGAAAACACGAAGAAAGTTGATAAAGAAGAACTACGATTTGCCACTGTGACTCCTGCAAGTAGTGTAATCTCCAAGATTGAAGAAGTAGCAAAAACACGGAATTTCAGTGTGAAGAAGAGTGATTCTTGTGTCAGGTTGCAGGGGCAAGAAAGTGGAAGGAAAGGGAAACTAGGAATCGCTGTTGATATTTTTGCCGTTGCGGCATCTTTTCTGGTGGTGGAGGTGAAGAAATATAGCGGTGATACTCTTGAATATAACCAATTCTGCAGCAAAGAACTGAGACCTGCgcttaaaaatattgtttggaCAACAACTGGGAATTCGATGCCTGAATGCTGA